A single Acidimicrobiales bacterium DNA region contains:
- a CDS encoding zf-HC2 domain-containing protein: MRCDQAHEAISARLDGELPPLEDAALDAHLESCTACQSHAHALAGLHRSLRVRPADPVPDLTGEIMAMTAPHLPSPAPARREQGAVEWARYGLFTVAVTQLLLALPLLVLGSDSASALHTTRELGAFSLALAFGMLVVSWQPRRANGLLPMAVALAAGLTVTALADMVNGHSPVVGEAPHLLELVGVLLLWRLASTTGDRNETAWPVAA, from the coding sequence ATGCGATGCGATCAAGCCCACGAGGCGATCTCCGCCCGCCTCGACGGCGAGCTCCCCCCGCTCGAAGACGCAGCGCTCGACGCCCACCTCGAGAGCTGCACGGCCTGCCAGAGCCACGCCCACGCCCTGGCCGGGCTGCATCGAAGCCTGCGAGTTCGCCCTGCCGACCCCGTCCCCGACCTGACCGGCGAGATCATGGCCATGACGGCCCCGCACCTCCCGAGCCCGGCCCCGGCCCGCCGGGAGCAGGGGGCCGTCGAGTGGGCCCGCTACGGGCTGTTCACCGTGGCGGTGACCCAGCTGCTGCTGGCGCTGCCGCTGCTGGTGCTCGGCTCCGACTCCGCCAGCGCCCTGCACACGACCCGCGAGCTGGGGGCGTTCAGCCTGGCGCTGGCGTTCGGGATGCTGGTGGTGTCGTGGCAGCCCCGGCGGGCCAACGGTCTGCTGCCGATGGCGGTGGCGCTGGCCGCGGGCCTGACGGTCACCGCCCTGGCCGACATGGTGAACGGCCACTCGCCTGTCGTCGGCGAGGCCCCCCACCTGCTGGAGCTCGTCGGCGTCCTGCTCCTGTGGCGCCTCGCCTCTACCACCGGCGACCGAAACGAAACTGCGTGGCCGGTGGCTGCCTGA
- a CDS encoding GMC oxidoreductase, which translates to MRDVIVVGAGGGGPVVAKELAARGLDVLLLEAGPRHGSPRDEWTHFENDANNPLTGYLRFGPGDRDKPAWFRETPQNSFLWQLSGVGGTTQHYYGNSPRAYPGVFADYAGPDAGAYDVAHRFPFGYGELVPYYQWVEATLPVQTAAMGTKEERFFDGAETLGIPVQTTKTTTGASFRPQENAILQPGGTAGRTRNTDELHYPAATGCTFCGHCFQGCMEPVSAPRNQFAKRSTDNSYVPMALTADVWALGGKPVTLVTDAFASKVHTARRDGSLVASGVSWRDNSDGSTHLEDARVVVLAAGCTESPRLWFRSGLPNPNDWVGRGYTDHFFDWVVGSFDEYTGNSKGVGSSARCDFPGYGGLENVGLPPALQAFSLALSDSGIRGGYGNGRGATGPWDGPAGRLIGPELKDALAGNADNLLNVLVITDDDVEAQNRVTPSVFPADANGPVAKVTFRQRERTPRTLANREYLVGKAVALLRGAGARSVYRIDWAPLILHVQSTMRMGQSEADSVLDANAEARGVRGLFIADNSALANGLGGPNPTLTTQALATRTAEKIFQSYFGGDPWVGDESPVVSTDARVSTRLAQLGL; encoded by the coding sequence ATGCGTGACGTGATCGTGGTCGGCGCCGGGGGCGGCGGACCGGTGGTGGCCAAGGAGCTGGCCGCCCGGGGCCTCGACGTGTTGCTGCTGGAGGCCGGCCCCCGCCACGGGTCGCCCCGCGACGAGTGGACCCACTTCGAGAACGACGCCAACAACCCGCTCACCGGGTACCTCCGCTTCGGCCCCGGCGACCGCGACAAGCCGGCGTGGTTCCGGGAGACGCCGCAGAACTCGTTCCTGTGGCAGCTGTCGGGCGTCGGCGGGACGACGCAGCACTACTACGGCAACTCGCCCCGGGCCTATCCCGGCGTGTTCGCCGACTACGCGGGGCCCGACGCCGGCGCCTACGACGTGGCCCACCGGTTCCCCTTCGGCTACGGCGAGCTGGTGCCGTACTACCAGTGGGTGGAGGCGACGCTGCCCGTGCAGACCGCCGCCATGGGCACCAAGGAGGAGCGGTTCTTCGACGGCGCGGAGACGCTCGGGATCCCGGTGCAGACCACGAAGACCACGACCGGGGCGTCGTTCCGGCCGCAGGAGAACGCCATCCTCCAACCCGGCGGCACCGCCGGCCGCACCCGCAACACCGACGAGCTGCACTACCCGGCGGCCACCGGCTGCACGTTCTGCGGGCACTGCTTCCAGGGCTGCATGGAACCGGTGAGCGCGCCGCGCAACCAGTTCGCCAAGCGCTCGACCGACAACAGCTACGTCCCCATGGCGCTGACCGCCGACGTGTGGGCCCTGGGAGGCAAGCCCGTCACGCTCGTGACCGACGCCTTCGCCTCGAAGGTGCACACGGCGCGGCGGGACGGCTCGCTGGTCGCGAGCGGCGTGAGCTGGCGCGACAACTCGGACGGTTCGACGCACCTGGAGGACGCGCGGGTGGTCGTGCTGGCGGCGGGCTGCACGGAGTCGCCCCGGCTGTGGTTCCGCAGCGGCCTCCCCAACCCCAACGACTGGGTGGGGCGGGGTTACACCGACCACTTCTTCGACTGGGTCGTCGGCTCCTTCGACGAGTACACGGGCAACAGCAAGGGCGTCGGCTCCTCGGCCCGGTGCGACTTCCCGGGCTACGGCGGGCTCGAGAACGTCGGCCTGCCGCCGGCGCTGCAGGCGTTCAGCCTCGCGCTGTCCGACAGCGGCATCCGGGGCGGCTACGGCAACGGGCGGGGCGCCACGGGCCCGTGGGACGGCCCGGCCGGGCGGCTGATCGGCCCGGAGCTGAAGGATGCGCTGGCGGGCAACGCCGACAACCTCCTCAACGTGCTGGTGATCACCGACGACGATGTCGAGGCCCAGAACCGGGTGACGCCCTCCGTCTTCCCGGCCGACGCCAACGGTCCCGTCGCCAAGGTGACGTTCCGCCAGCGGGAGCGCACGCCCCGCACGCTGGCCAACCGGGAGTACCTGGTGGGGAAGGCGGTGGCGCTGCTGCGGGGTGCCGGCGCCCGGTCCGTGTACCGGATCGACTGGGCGCCGCTGATCCTGCACGTCCAGTCGACGATGCGGATGGGCCAGTCGGAGGCCGACTCGGTGCTCGACGCCAACGCCGAGGCCCGTGGTGTCCGCGGCCTCTTCATCGCCGACAACTCGGCCCTGGCGAACGGCCTCGGCGGCCCCAACCCGACCCTCACCACCCAGGCCCTCGCCACCCGC
- a CDS encoding sigma-70 family RNA polymerase sigma factor, whose protein sequence is MSSDEVTRLALAARDGDRVAFAGFVRRTQGDVWRLCAHLVDRQSADDLTQDTYLRAVGAITRFRGDASARTWLLSIARRACADTIRRRTRRRRALLRRGAEALDVPARAGEVELDLVLAGLSPDRRTAFTLTQVLGLSYEEAAQVAGCPVGTIRSRVARARADLLAAIAGPEASEASDPRR, encoded by the coding sequence GTGTCGTCCGACGAGGTGACTCGCCTGGCCCTGGCGGCCCGTGACGGCGATCGTGTGGCGTTCGCCGGGTTCGTCCGGCGGACCCAGGGCGACGTCTGGCGGCTCTGCGCCCACCTCGTCGACCGCCAGAGCGCCGACGACCTCACCCAGGACACCTATCTGCGGGCGGTCGGGGCGATTACGCGGTTCCGGGGCGACGCCTCGGCCCGGACGTGGCTGCTGAGCATCGCCCGGCGGGCGTGCGCCGACACGATCCGGCGGCGGACCCGTCGCCGGCGGGCGCTGTTGCGCCGGGGAGCGGAGGCGCTGGACGTGCCGGCGCGGGCGGGCGAGGTGGAGCTCGATCTCGTGCTGGCCGGGCTGAGCCCCGACCGGCGCACGGCTTTCACCCTCACGCAGGTCCTGGGCCTCTCCTACGAGGAGGCCGCCCAGGTGGCGGGGTGCCCGGTAGGCACGATCCGCTCGCGTGTCGCCCGCGCCCGCGCCGACCTGCTGGCCGCGATCGCCGGCCCGGAGGCATCCGAAGCGTCCGACCCCCGTCGCTGA